In the Hordeum vulgare subsp. vulgare chromosome 7H, MorexV3_pseudomolecules_assembly, whole genome shotgun sequence genome, one interval contains:
- the LOC123409997 gene encoding uncharacterized protein LOC123409997 produces MDDDDSDAAAASLLRVSSGDGTAPIYDACCTKSAMEAGGPKLDAWGGSPYTPFSRLGVSHGGTRGPQRWRARRLPLQLRAPSRHAAWPRRPSEIAKNLPLAPVKLHYTMPAEDAIKIKEGESGRQPWRDTFESFLYVPMRTVMVSTHTLLLAFYAVPQRPIDDRKLAVASSSSLSPSSRASCRR; encoded by the exons ATGGACGACGACGACAGTGACGCGGCAGCCGCCTCCCTCCTGCGCGTCTCTTCTGGCGACGGTACCGCACCCATCTACGACGCGTGCTGCACAAAAAGCGCGATGGAGGCGGGCGGACCCAAGCTGGACGCGTGGGGTGGATCCCCGTACACCCCATTCTCTCGCCTCGGCGTGTCTCATGGGGGAACTCGCGGCCCTCAACGGTGGCGAGCGAGGAGGCTCCCGCTGCAGCTCCGAGCACCTTCCCGACATGCTGCGTGGCCTAGACGGCCAAG TGAGATTGCGAAGAACTTGCCACTTGCACCAGTAAAGCTCCATTACACTATGCCTGCTGAAGATGCAATTAAAATCAAAGAAGGTGAATCTGGGAGACAGCCTTGGAGAGACACCTTTGAAAG TTTCTTGTATGTACCCATGAGGACCGTCATGGTATCCACCCACACCCTCTTGTTGGCTTTCTATGCGGTGCCTCAGCGTCCTATAGATGACCGAAAGCTTGCagtagcatcatcatcatctctgTCTCCTTCCTCACGAGCTTCATGTCGTAGATGA